The genomic window ACGCAAGATATTACGCTTTGCACCAAAGTCATAAGCAACAACATGAAGTGGCAGTTCATCAGCATTTTTTGCAGCAACTTGCCCATCATTAAGGGTCCAAGAACCTTGTGTCCAGCTATAAGCTTCTTTAGTACAAACTTCTTTTGCTAAATCTAAACCATTTAAACCCGAAAATGCGCGCGCTTTTGCTAATGCTGATGCAGCATCAGGGTTATCACCTGCAATGATGCAACCATTTTGTGCGCCTTTTTCTCTTAGGATACGAGTGAGTTTACGTGTATCAATATCTGCAATTGCAACAACATTATGGCGTTTCAGGTATTCTGATAAACCTTCCTGACCGCGAAAGTTACTATAAACCAATGGTAAATCACGAATAATCAAGCCTTGCGCATGAACTTTTGGGGATTCTTCATCATCGGCATTAGTGCCGACATTACCAATATGGGGATAAGTGAGAGTAACAATTTGGCGGGAATAGGAAGGGTCGGTAATTATTTCTTGATATCCGGTCATTGACGTATTGAAAACGACTTCTCCAACAGCGGCCCCTTCAGCACCGATGGCGCGCCCGTGGAATTCGGTTCCGTCTTCGAGAACCAGTATAGCTGACTTAATCAAAACACCCTCCAGGGAATAATAAATCACGATTAGTGCATATTAATTCAGATTTGAGGATCTAAATCAATGCCAAAATGCGTTTTTAAGCATATTTTTGACAAATTGCGCGCATTCTAATGATGAGTTGCGCTCTTGTCTAGAAAAAAACACATTTTTTTTACTTTTATCTTGTTTTTTTGGTTAGCAGCTTAAAATTGAGTGATAAAAACAGCAAAAGAGATAACTATATGTACTAAGTAAACGGTTGCAAAAGAAGTTAATTAGATATTTGATACTAAGATAAGTTACTTGGCTATAAAAGGTTATTTATTAATCAAAATAAAGGAAACAAACTAATTAAAACAATAAAAACAGAGAAAACGAATATAAAGATAAACAAAATACAAGAATCATGGCAAGTAACAACTTAATACCATGATTCTTATCAATAATAAAAATAATTATTTTACAACTTATCGAGATTTAAGACATTTTTCATATCATATAACCCAGATTTTTGAGCAACAACCCAACCAGAAGCCTTAATTGCCCCTTTTGCAAACGTCATTCGGCTTGAAGCCTTATGGCTTATCTCCACTCGCTCACCAATATCCGCAAACATCGCTGTATGTTCACCAACAATATCACCTGCTCGAATTGTGGCAAAACCAATCGTGCCCGGCTTACGTTCACCAGTGTATCCTTCTCGGGTATAAACTGCGCAATCCTTAAGGTCTGTACCTAAAGCATCAGCAATAGATTCTCCCATCGCTAATGCGGTTCCTGATGGTGCATCCACTTTATGGCGATGATGTGCTTCAACGATTTCAATATCACAATAATCGCCCATCACTTTTGCTGCTTTTTCCAATAGTTTTAGGACTAAATTAACACCAACACTGAAATTTGCAGCAAAAACAATTGGAATAGATTTAGCAGCTTCACTTATTGCCAGCTTGCCTTGCTCATCAAAACCCGTTGTTCCAATAACCATTGCTTTATTATTCGCTTCACAAAACGCTAAATACTGTAAAGTGCCTTCAGGGCGAGTAAAATCAATTACTACATCAAAATCATTCACAACTTTTTCAAGTGAATCGACGACATTGATACCCAGTTTACCAATCCCCGCCAGCTCACCAGCATCTGTCCCCACCAAAGATGAACCTTGGCGTTCAATTGCCGCGCCTAATTGAATCCCATCCTGCTCTTGTGCTGCTTGAATAAGCTGACGTCCCATTCGCCCACCAGCCCCAACAACTGCAACACGCACTATACTATTCGTCATTTGCTGTCCTTTATTAATAATACTGCCATGAGTACAATGTATCGTTGCCCGTATTCACAGCAACATAATTTGAAAACTGTCTACCCATAGATTAACTAGCCTCTCCAATCTGTGCTAGCGCTAATGTTGAATTATTAATAAAAGCATATAGAGACAGGAAGTTATCAGTAAAACTTGTGTAGAACACAACAAGTATAGTACTTCGGCACAATTAAATTTATGTTTTGCAGTTGTTCTCTTTCTAAAGATATTCTCTAAGGATTAACATGGCATCCTCTCATATTGGCTTTCCTACAGAAACAGTGACCGTCTTTGTCGTATTGGCTATCGGTGCCATTATCATTGATTTATTTATGCACCGTAAAAATCAGGCTATTACACTCAAAAATGCCATCATCTGGTCGCTATTTTGGATTGCTATTGCCATGGTTTTCGCTACTTTTTTGTATATCCATCATGGTTCAGAAGCCGCAAGCCTATTTGTCACTGGCTATGTATTAGAAAAAGTGCTCTCAATTGATAATTTATTTCTCATGATGGCGATTTTTTCATGTTTTTCTGTCCCTGATGGACTGCGTCATCGAGTACTTTATTGGGGGATTATTGGTGCCATTATTTTTCGGGGTATTTTTGTGGCGATCGGAACGGGCTTACTCAGCTTAGGACCTTATGTAGAGATGATTTTTGCCATTGTTGTCGCATGGACTGCAATGATGATGTTGAAAAATCATGATAATAAAGATGAAATAGAAGATTACTCCCATCATTTAGCTTATCGGTGTGTAAAACGTTTTTTTCCTATCTGGCCAAAAATTAGCGGACATGCCTTTTTATTGACTCAAAAAGAAGTGAATGTTGAGTTGGCAAAACCGGAAAACAAAGCCATTACTGTGGGTAGAGGAAAAACAGCGCGACTATATGCCACACCACTAATGTTATGTATGGCAATCATTGAATTATCTGATGTCATGTTTGCCTTTGATTCTGTTCCAGCCATCATTGCTGTAAGCCGTGAACCCCTAATTATTTATAGTGCAATGATGTTTGCGATTTTAGGCTTACGAACGCTCTATTTTGTCCTCGAAGCATTAAAACAATACCTCGTTCATCTTGAAAAAGCCGTTGTTGTTTTGCTGTTTTTTATTGCAATAAAGTTGGGATTAAATGCCACTGATCATATTTGGCAGCATGGTTTTAGCATTTCAGCCAATACCAGTTTGTGGGTTGTTCTTGGGGTATTAATTTTGGGGATTTTAGCCAGTATCATTTTCCCAACAAAGCAGCAAAAAACTAAGTAACCAATAATAAAAACCTCTTGGTTATTTTATTAATCAAGAGGTTCTGTTCAGTCGCTGCTTTTAATCATCTCTCGCAACAACTTGCTTGTATTTATAGCGGTAATGCTTTTTATGGAAATGGCGC from Providencia sneebia DSM 19967 includes these protein-coding regions:
- the dapB gene encoding 4-hydroxy-tetrahydrodipicolinate reductase; this encodes MTNSIVRVAVVGAGGRMGRQLIQAAQEQDGIQLGAAIERQGSSLVGTDAGELAGIGKLGINVVDSLEKVVNDFDVVIDFTRPEGTLQYLAFCEANNKAMVIGTTGFDEQGKLAISEAAKSIPIVFAANFSVGVNLVLKLLEKAAKVMGDYCDIEIVEAHHRHKVDAPSGTALAMGESIADALGTDLKDCAVYTREGYTGERKPGTIGFATIRAGDIVGEHTAMFADIGERVEISHKASSRMTFAKGAIKASGWVVAQKSGLYDMKNVLNLDKL
- a CDS encoding TerC/Alx family metal homeostasis membrane protein, with amino-acid sequence MASSHIGFPTETVTVFVVLAIGAIIIDLFMHRKNQAITLKNAIIWSLFWIAIAMVFATFLYIHHGSEAASLFVTGYVLEKVLSIDNLFLMMAIFSCFSVPDGLRHRVLYWGIIGAIIFRGIFVAIGTGLLSLGPYVEMIFAIVVAWTAMMMLKNHDNKDEIEDYSHHLAYRCVKRFFPIWPKISGHAFLLTQKEVNVELAKPENKAITVGRGKTARLYATPLMLCMAIIELSDVMFAFDSVPAIIAVSREPLIIYSAMMFAILGLRTLYFVLEALKQYLVHLEKAVVVLLFFIAIKLGLNATDHIWQHGFSISANTSLWVVLGVLILGILASIIFPTKQQKTK
- the carA gene encoding glutamine-hydrolyzing carbamoyl-phosphate synthase small subunit, translating into MIKSAILVLEDGTEFHGRAIGAEGAAVGEVVFNTSMTGYQEIITDPSYSRQIVTLTYPHIGNVGTNADDEESPKVHAQGLIIRDLPLVYSNFRGQEGLSEYLKRHNVVAIADIDTRKLTRILREKGAQNGCIIAGDNPDAASALAKARAFSGLNGLDLAKEVCTKEAYSWTQGSWTLNDGQVAAKNADELPLHVVAYDFGAKRNILRMLVDRGCRLTVVPATTSAEAVLAMDPDGIFLSNGPGDPAPCDYAIEAIQHFLETDIPIFGICLGHQLLALASGANTMKMKFGHHGANHPVKDLDQDVVMITAQNHGFAVDESTLPDTLRVTHKSLFDGTLQGIHRTDKPAFSFQGHPEASSGPHDAAKLFDHFIDLINEYRQNHPRHNAE